One part of the Fundidesulfovibrio soli genome encodes these proteins:
- a CDS encoding branched-chain amino acid ABC transporter permease, whose translation MLFGAPQYLVSGLTVGATYGLTALGFTMIYNTTGIINFAQGEFVMLGGMLSVVLLKAGLPLPLAILAAVLCSALAGCLMERAVIRPVGRSAPVNLVIITIGVSILVRGVVMLVWGKDTFALPAFTGAKPLRILEASVQPQSLWVLAITLLVLGALKLFFSRTIHGKAMLACACERKAAALMGISVERMAMFSFGMSGFLGAVGGAILTPITLTSYDVGVMLGLKGFAACILGGLGNPFGAAAGGLILGVLESFGAGFISSAYKDAFAFIVLLLLLFVKPTGLFGGPKSDRV comes from the coding sequence CCCTTGGCTTCACCATGATCTACAATACCACCGGGATCATCAACTTCGCCCAGGGTGAGTTCGTGATGCTCGGCGGCATGCTCTCCGTGGTGCTGCTCAAGGCCGGGCTGCCCCTGCCCCTGGCCATCCTGGCGGCGGTGCTCTGCTCCGCCCTGGCCGGGTGCCTCATGGAGCGCGCCGTGATCCGCCCCGTGGGCCGCTCCGCGCCGGTGAACCTGGTGATCATCACCATCGGCGTGTCCATTCTGGTGCGCGGCGTGGTCATGCTCGTCTGGGGCAAGGACACTTTCGCCCTGCCCGCCTTCACCGGGGCCAAGCCCCTGCGCATCCTAGAGGCCTCCGTGCAGCCGCAGAGCCTGTGGGTGCTGGCCATCACGCTCCTGGTGCTGGGGGCGCTCAAGCTGTTCTTCTCGCGCACGATCCACGGCAAGGCCATGCTGGCCTGCGCCTGCGAGCGCAAGGCCGCCGCGCTCATGGGCATCTCCGTGGAGCGCATGGCCATGTTCTCCTTCGGCATGTCCGGGTTCCTGGGCGCGGTGGGCGGGGCCATCCTGACCCCCATCACCCTGACTTCCTACGACGTGGGCGTCATGCTCGGGCTCAAGGGCTTCGCGGCCTGCATCCTGGGCGGGCTGGGCAACCCCTTCGGCGCGGCCGCCGGGGGGCTGATCCTGGGCGTGCTGGAGTCCTTCGGGGCCGGGTTCATCTCATCGGCCTACAAGGACGCCTTCGCCTTCATCGTGCTGCTCCTGCTGCTCTTCGTCAAACCCACGGGCCTCTTCGGCGGCCCCAAGTCGGACAGGGTCTAG
- a CDS encoding branched-chain amino acid ABC transporter permease: protein MAAFACLLAAAPLALSNDYYINILILCCFNALIVMGLNLLMGYAGQVSLGHAAFFGLAAYTTAVLTATAGLPVWVGVPAGIAVSALVAWLIAVPTLKLQGNYLAMATLGFGIIVSIVFNEAVNITGGPSGFVGIPRLKLLGYTFSSDTAYYYLTAGVLWLATLVSRRIIDSRTGRALRAIHVSEQAAQAMGVDIARHKRFVFVLSAVYAGVAGTLYAHHLTFVAPSSFGFNFSVQLITMVVLGGMASLWGAVAGAFFLTSLPEFLRVFEEMDILIYGAMLVACMMFMPSGLAGGLGKLFAVLKAKLKPEPKPEPKPEPKADSRG, encoded by the coding sequence ATGGCCGCGTTCGCGTGCCTGCTGGCCGCCGCCCCGCTGGCCCTTTCCAACGACTACTACATCAACATCCTCATCCTGTGCTGCTTCAACGCCCTGATCGTCATGGGGCTGAACCTGCTCATGGGCTACGCCGGGCAGGTGTCGCTGGGGCACGCTGCCTTCTTCGGCCTGGCGGCCTACACCACGGCGGTGCTCACGGCCACGGCCGGACTGCCCGTCTGGGTGGGCGTCCCGGCCGGGATCGCGGTCTCCGCCCTTGTGGCCTGGCTCATAGCGGTGCCCACGCTCAAGCTCCAGGGCAACTACCTGGCCATGGCCACCCTGGGCTTCGGCATCATCGTCTCCATCGTGTTCAACGAGGCCGTGAACATCACCGGCGGCCCCTCCGGGTTCGTGGGCATCCCACGCCTGAAGCTCCTCGGCTACACCTTCAGCTCGGACACGGCCTACTACTACCTGACAGCGGGCGTGCTCTGGCTGGCCACGCTCGTCTCCCGCAGGATCATCGACTCGCGCACGGGCCGCGCCCTGCGGGCCATCCACGTCAGCGAGCAGGCCGCCCAGGCCATGGGCGTGGACATCGCCCGGCACAAGCGCTTCGTGTTCGTGCTCTCGGCCGTGTACGCGGGCGTGGCGGGCACGCTCTACGCCCACCACCTGACCTTCGTGGCGCCCTCCTCCTTCGGGTTCAACTTTTCTGTGCAGCTGATCACCATGGTGGTGCTGGGCGGCATGGCCAGCCTCTGGGGCGCGGTGGCCGGGGCCTTCTTCCTGACCTCGCTGCCCGAATTCCTGCGCGTCTTCGAGGAGATGGACATCCTGATCTACGGGGCCATGCTGGTGGCCTGCATGATGTTCATGCCCTCCGGCCTGGCCGGGGGCCTGGGCAAGCTGTTCGCTGTGCTGAAGGCCAAGCTCAAGCCCGAACCCAAGCCCGAACCCAAGCCCGAACCCAAGGCGGACTCCCGTGGCTGA
- a CDS encoding ABC transporter ATP-binding protein, with product MAELLEVRGVSVRFGGVQALTEVDLTARAGDITSVIGPNGAGKTTLLGVINGAVTPLGGSVRLDGADLSGRPIFERAASGVVRTFQNLEIFSNMTVLENVMTGAHLHAGYTLLDSLLRTPRFRREEKRLAALCQEKLDFVGLAHKGHLPAADLPYGEQRLLEIARAIAVEPKLLLLDEPAAGMNNKETQQLGAIIRRIRGELSIGVVLVEHDMELVMDVSDRITVLNFGRILAVGTPREIQDNPEVVAAYLGED from the coding sequence GTGGCTGAGCTGCTTGAAGTCAGGGGCGTTTCGGTACGTTTCGGCGGCGTTCAGGCCCTGACCGAGGTGGATCTCACCGCCCGCGCGGGGGACATCACCTCCGTCATCGGGCCCAACGGCGCTGGCAAGACCACCCTGCTGGGCGTGATCAACGGCGCGGTCACTCCCCTCGGCGGCAGCGTCCGGCTGGACGGGGCCGACCTCTCGGGCCGCCCCATCTTCGAGCGCGCGGCATCGGGCGTGGTGCGCACCTTCCAGAACCTGGAGATCTTCTCCAACATGACGGTGCTCGAGAACGTGATGACCGGCGCCCACCTGCACGCCGGCTACACCCTGCTGGACAGCCTGCTGCGCACCCCCCGCTTCCGGCGGGAGGAGAAGCGCCTGGCCGCCCTCTGCCAGGAGAAGCTCGACTTCGTGGGCCTGGCACACAAGGGGCACCTCCCGGCGGCGGACCTGCCCTACGGCGAGCAGCGCCTGCTGGAGATCGCCCGGGCCATCGCCGTGGAGCCCAAACTGCTCCTGCTGGACGAGCCAGCCGCGGGCATGAACAACAAGGAGACCCAGCAGCTCGGGGCCATCATCCGGCGCATCCGCGGCGAGCTTTCCATCGGCGTGGTGCTGGTGGAGCACGACATGGAGCTGGTGATGGACGTCTCCGACCGCATAACGGTGCTCAATTTCGGGCGCATCCTGGCCGTGGGGACCCCCCGCGAGATCCAGGACAACCCCGAGGTGGTGGCCGCCTACCTGGGCGAGGACTGA